Proteins found in one Legionella pneumophila subsp. pascullei genomic segment:
- a CDS encoding chloride channel protein, translating into MELTTVENQLFRSSKATLALVTVLVGIGSGFLGMCLAMLLHYLQHIAYGYSPLHIISNETFLEGVRASSAERRISILFLCGLIAGVGWWALYRFGKPLVSIASAIKSGKPMPALSTFIHAFLQIITIALGSPLGREVAPREVSSVFAYWLSGKAGLTPEESKIMLACGAGAGLAAVYNVPLGGAVFVLEVLLCTSNWTILLPALSSSAIAVLVSWWGLGNESIYQLPEFSLSAPLIIWSILASPVLGFFAFWFIQIATVQRSKAMHNWQMILACLINFLIIGLFAVYFPSLLGNGKSPAEMEFDQSVGIGLSILLFLLRNVFVWSSLRAGAQGGLLTPSLANGALLGAVLGGIWNLYFPPLPIHAFAVIGATAFLAAAQKMPLTAIILIFEFTRINFIFLIPIMLAVSISMGMCQLTKNYYIKYKV; encoded by the coding sequence ATGGAGTTAACTACAGTCGAGAACCAACTATTTCGAAGTTCCAAAGCGACTCTGGCTCTGGTTACTGTTCTGGTGGGAATCGGTTCCGGTTTTTTAGGCATGTGCCTGGCCATGTTGCTCCATTATCTTCAGCATATTGCTTATGGTTACAGTCCTCTTCATATCATAAGTAATGAAACTTTTCTGGAGGGGGTTAGAGCCTCTTCAGCTGAGCGAAGAATAAGCATACTATTCCTTTGTGGCTTAATTGCAGGCGTAGGATGGTGGGCACTTTATCGCTTTGGTAAACCATTAGTCAGTATTGCATCAGCAATAAAATCAGGTAAACCTATGCCCGCGCTCAGTACCTTCATTCATGCTTTTTTGCAAATCATAACAATTGCCTTGGGTTCGCCTCTGGGACGGGAGGTGGCTCCCCGTGAGGTAAGCTCTGTCTTTGCTTACTGGCTATCTGGCAAGGCAGGATTAACTCCTGAGGAAAGCAAGATTATGCTGGCATGTGGAGCTGGTGCGGGCCTGGCTGCCGTTTATAATGTGCCTTTAGGCGGGGCTGTTTTTGTTTTGGAAGTGCTGCTATGCACTTCCAATTGGACTATCTTGCTCCCCGCATTATCTTCTTCTGCTATAGCAGTTCTGGTGTCGTGGTGGGGCTTGGGAAATGAGTCGATTTATCAGCTACCTGAATTTTCATTAAGTGCGCCTTTAATTATTTGGTCTATTCTTGCCAGTCCGGTGTTAGGCTTTTTTGCCTTTTGGTTTATTCAAATTGCCACAGTACAACGCAGCAAAGCAATGCATAACTGGCAAATGATATTAGCTTGTTTAATTAATTTTTTAATCATTGGTTTATTTGCAGTTTATTTTCCTTCTTTACTGGGTAACGGCAAAAGCCCTGCAGAAATGGAGTTTGATCAATCAGTAGGAATTGGTTTAAGTATTTTATTATTTCTGTTGAGGAATGTCTTCGTTTGGTCAAGCTTACGTGCAGGAGCTCAAGGAGGCTTATTAACACCATCACTGGCTAATGGTGCCTTGCTAGGAGCTGTTCTTGGTGGAATCTGGAATTTGTATTTCCCGCCCCTCCCCATCCATGCCTTTGCAGTGATTGGTGCAACTGCTTTTCTTGCTGCGGCACAAAAGATGCCTTTAACTGCGATTATCCTCATTTTCGAATTTACCAGGATTAATTTTATCTTTCTTATCCCTATCATGCTTGCTGTTTCCATCTCTATGGGTATGTGCCAGTTAACCAAGAACTATTACATTAAATATAAAGTATGA
- a CDS encoding MFS transporter, producing the protein MNTFSIKNPLLAKTYLWIIWTIAACFFFYKYLIQVSPSVMTADLMKAFQVNAAGLGNLSAFYFYSYLFMQIPVGVMLDRYSPRLLTTLAIFVCSISTYIFSQTNTLWLACLSRALMGAGAAFAAVSCFKLAAVWFSPKRFALVSGMFMTAAMLGAVGGQMPLAFLVQHEGWRKALELVSVMGIILGVVYFLVLRDKPAQTQPMSNRKEPIIQLLKRIIVNRQAWALSLYSGLAFAPVSVFGGLWGVPFLEKAYLLSRTDAALAISFIFVGFAAGAPFWGWFSDFIRRRKPVLFTGTCSALLCLLIVIYSSNQNLLTLIILLFLFGFGASGFFTSFAMIRELFPLVLVATVLGIMNTFNSVFEALFEPLVGALLDWTWEGGVVDGIHQFTLHGYYFSLLLLPLSLILALLTLLLIDETYCRTKEEVE; encoded by the coding sequence GTGAACACATTTTCAATTAAGAATCCTTTGCTAGCTAAAACTTACCTCTGGATTATCTGGACCATAGCAGCCTGTTTTTTCTTTTATAAATATTTGATTCAGGTTTCCCCCAGTGTTATGACAGCTGATTTGATGAAGGCATTTCAGGTTAATGCGGCTGGCCTTGGGAATTTGTCGGCTTTTTATTTTTATTCCTATTTATTCATGCAGATTCCTGTGGGTGTGATGTTAGACAGGTACAGTCCAAGATTGCTGACAACCCTTGCAATTTTTGTCTGTAGTATCAGTACTTATATTTTTTCTCAAACCAATACTTTATGGCTGGCTTGCTTAAGTCGTGCATTGATGGGGGCGGGAGCTGCTTTTGCTGCCGTGTCTTGTTTCAAGCTAGCCGCTGTGTGGTTCTCGCCAAAACGATTTGCTTTAGTATCAGGAATGTTTATGACAGCGGCCATGTTAGGTGCTGTGGGAGGGCAGATGCCTTTGGCATTTTTGGTCCAACATGAAGGCTGGCGCAAGGCACTTGAATTGGTCAGTGTAATGGGGATTATCTTGGGGGTCGTGTATTTTCTCGTTTTAAGAGATAAGCCTGCGCAAACGCAGCCTATGTCAAACAGGAAGGAACCCATTATTCAATTGTTAAAACGTATTATCGTCAACAGGCAGGCATGGGCTTTGTCTTTATATAGCGGATTAGCTTTTGCTCCTGTTTCTGTTTTTGGTGGATTATGGGGAGTTCCTTTTTTGGAAAAGGCTTATCTCTTGTCTCGTACTGATGCGGCCCTTGCGATTTCGTTTATTTTTGTCGGGTTTGCGGCTGGAGCACCATTTTGGGGATGGTTTTCTGATTTTATCAGACGTAGAAAGCCTGTTTTATTTACAGGAACATGTTCAGCTTTATTATGCTTGTTGATAGTTATTTATAGCTCAAACCAAAATTTGCTTACTTTAATTATTCTTTTATTTCTCTTTGGTTTTGGAGCGAGTGGATTTTTTACCAGCTTTGCAATGATCAGGGAGTTATTTCCCTTGGTTCTTGTAGCCACAGTGCTTGGTATTATGAATACGTTTAATTCCGTGTTTGAAGCTTTATTTGAGCCATTAGTAGGCGCTTTGCTGGATTGGACATGGGAAGGGGGCGTGGTGGATGGTATTCATCAGTTTACTTTACATGGGTACTATTTTTCTCTTTTATTATTGCCGTTGTCTTTAATTTTAGCCTTGTTAACCTTGTTATTGATTGATGAAACATATTGTCGAACCAAGGAAGAGGTGGAATAA
- a CDS encoding YchJ family protein, whose protein sequence is MTLCPCGSQNKYEECCGIYLESKKAPETPEQLMRSRYTAYSLAKIDYIKQTMKGKPLIAFNESEAKQWALNVSWLGLKIIQSYMECSDKGFVEFIATFLDGNQLKHIHELSEFQKDNSVWFYVDGEDKQLSNKQNKQKIGRNSPCPCGSGKKFKNCHEK, encoded by the coding sequence ATGACACTTTGCCCCTGTGGTTCACAAAATAAATACGAGGAATGTTGTGGGATTTATCTGGAAAGCAAGAAAGCTCCTGAAACACCAGAGCAATTAATGCGTTCAAGATATACTGCCTATTCACTTGCAAAAATCGATTATATTAAACAGACCATGAAAGGCAAACCACTAATTGCTTTCAACGAATCAGAAGCAAAACAGTGGGCCCTAAATGTCTCCTGGCTGGGTTTAAAAATCATTCAAAGTTACATGGAGTGTTCAGATAAAGGGTTTGTTGAATTTATAGCAACCTTTCTTGACGGAAATCAGCTGAAACATATTCATGAATTAAGTGAGTTTCAAAAGGATAATTCCGTTTGGTTTTATGTCGATGGTGAAGACAAACAGTTATCAAATAAACAAAATAAGCAAAAGATAGGCCGCAACAGCCCATGTCCATGTGGAAGCGGTAAAAAATTTAAAAACTGTCATGAAAAATGA